One Hevea brasiliensis isolate MT/VB/25A 57/8 chromosome 5, ASM3005281v1, whole genome shotgun sequence genomic region harbors:
- the LOC110640231 gene encoding replication protein A 14 kDa subunit B: MDTSKPAIFVNGGLLPMHVRKRVRTVVQVIGSDRGAVIGKSTDDQQLSVKGTPPSVPLTNFVEVIGIADSEKSIQAEIWTNFGDTFDTYSYNQLCQLANGECQLLFL; this comes from the exons ATGGATACATCAAAACCTGCAATTTTTGTTAATGGAGGACTGTTGCCCATGCATGTGCGGAAGAGGGTCCGGACTGTCGTTCAGGTTATCGGATCTGATCGTGGAGCTGTAATAGGAAAATCAACAGATGACCAACAGCTTTCTGTTAAAGGCACCCCACCATCTGTTCCTCTTACAAATTTTGTTGAGGTTATTGGCATTGCTGACAGTGAAAAATCCATCCAAGCTGAAATATGGACCAACTTTGGGGACACATTTG aTACATATTCCTACAACCAGCTTTGTCAGCTTGCAAATGGTGAATGTCAGCTCTTGTTCCTCTGA
- the LOC110640228 gene encoding heterogeneous nuclear ribonucleoprotein Q: MPRTRGSAEAADKPDEPENPVESEEGVDLDGDNEQEEAMEEEVEYEEVEEEEEVEEIEEEEEVEEEVEEEEEIEEGVNEADAQKGSESEEEEDEEKKHAELLALPPHGSEVYLGGIPHNATEEDLRGFCESIGEVTEVRIMKGKDSGEAKGYAFVTFRSKELASKAIEDLNNTELQGKKIRCSTSQANHRLFIGNVPRNWEEEDMKNVVMKIGPGVISVELLKDPQNSSRNRGFAFIEYYNHACAEYSRKKMSDAKFTLDDNAPTVSWADPKNAGSSAASQVKAVYVKNLPKDISQDRLRQLFERHGKVIKVVLPPAKAGHEKSRFGFVHFAERSSAMKALKNTEKYEIDGQVLDCSLAKPQADQKSSGGTNLQKSVLHPTFPPRLGYGLVGGTYGALGAGYGAAGFAQQVIYGRGPTPAGMAMMPMLLPDGRIGYVLQQPGMQPHTPPPQPRAGRGGGAGSSSGGRRGNDSNRGRSRYNPY, translated from the exons ATGCCGAGGACAAGAGGTAGTGCTGAGGCTGCTGATAAACCAGATGAACCTGAAAATCCTGTGGAATCTGAGGAGGGCGTTGACCTTGATGGTGACAATGAACAGGAGGAAGCAATGGAAGAAGAAGTTGAATACGAAGAAGTAGAGGAAGAGGAGGAAGTGGAGGAGatagaggaagaggaagaggtaGAAGAGGAggtggaagaagaggaagaaattgaagagggAGTGAATGAGGCTGATGCACAAAAAGGCTCTGAGAGTGAAGAGGAGGAAGATGAGGAAAAAAAGCATGCTGAACTTCTTGCACTTCCTCCTCATGGATCAGAGGTGTACCTTGGTGGTATTCCTCATAATGCCACTGAAGAAGATCTCAGGGGCTTTTGTGAATCTATAGGAGAAGTCACAGAA GTAAGGATAATGAAGGGCAAAGATTCAGGTGAGGCCAAGGGGTATGCTTTTGTGACCTTCAGATCAAAGGAGTTAGCTTCCAAGGCTATTGAAGATCTGAACAATACTGAGCTTCAG GGTAAAAAGATAAGATGTTCAACATCTCAAGCAAATCATCGGCTGTTTATTGGTAATGTTCCAAGAAACTGGGAAGAGGAAGATATGAAAAATGTTGTAATGAAGATTGGGCCAGGAGTAATTTCTGTGGAATTGTTGAAG GACCCACAGAACTCCAGCCGAAATCGTGGATTTGCTTTCATTGAGTATTATAATCATGCTTGTGCAGAATACTCAAGAAAAAAGATGTCAGACGCAAAATTTACACTTGATGATAATGCTCCAACAGTGAGCTGGGCTGACCCTAAAAATGCAGGATCTTCAGCTGCTTCTCAG GTCAAGGCAGTGTATGTGAAGAACTTACCAAAAGACATTTCTCAGGATCGCCTAAGACAGCTGTTTGAACGGCATGGAAAAGTTATAAAAGTGGTTCTCCCTCCTGCAAAAGCTGGGCATGAAAAGAGCAGATTTGGTTTTGTGCACTTTGCAGAGAGATCCAGTGCCATGAAGGCATTGAAGAACACTGAGAAATATGAAATTGATg GCCAAGTTTTGGACTGCTCCCTTGCTAAGCCTCAAGCAGATCAGAAGTCTTCTGGAGGGACAAATTTGCAGAAGTCTGTCTTGCATCCAACCTTCCCACCCCGTCTTGGATATGGTTTAGTTGGGGGAACCTATGGTGCCCTTGGTGCAGGATATGGTGCTGCTGGCTTTGCTCAA CAAGTGATCTATGGTAGGGGACCAACTCCTGCTGGTATGGCAATGATGCCGATGCTTTTACCTGATGGAAGGATTGGATATGTCTT GCAACAGCCTGGAATGCAACCACACACCCCTCCACCACAGCCTCGGGCTGGTAGGGGTGGTGGTGCTGGTAGCTCAAGCGGTGGAAGACGTGGCAATGACAGTAACCGTGGACGCAGCCGGTATAACCCATACTAA